From the Prochlorococcus sp. MIT 1223 genome, the window TTTAAAAAAATATGTTGCCTTATAAGCTATAGAATAGATATTCGGAGAAAAGCTTATGAGTAATCTTGTCTTATATATAAATACTGACTTTATAAGTATTTACCAAAAGATTCGCAAATAAAAATAGAAAACTATTTGACTCAATTCCGCAAGATTAAAGTATTTACAAAATGGTTATAAATAAAAGTAAATTCTATACAAAGTCTCTATTAAAGAAATTGGGTAATCAATCTTAAAATAAAGATAATAAGTAAATCAAAAAAATTAAAATTGTAATAGATTCAATTAAAAAACTGTCTTATTCAAATCAGATCTTTAGTTTTCTATATTAAAATACTAATGTTTAAAAAGCCAATAGAACATACTTGAAATCTCTTCATTTCTAAAAGTTCATAGAATTCATCTATTAAATTATGAGTCGATTCTTAATCCCTTCACTGCTTATACCAATATTGCCTATCAGCCCACTTATGGCTACGCAAGGATTAGAGAAAAGTTCGGAAATCTCTAAAGATATTAATAAGGGTATTATTTCAAATAACTTTAATAAGGAATCAACAGACGAGAAAGTTAAAGAAAATTATACATTGGAATGGAAGAAGCATGAAAAAGAGAATAAGCTTCCAACGATGAGTATTCAATGGAAGCCTTCTGGTGAAAAGCAAGATTTTAAAATCATAGAAAATCAAAATCCTAAAAAATCATTAAAAGAAAAATTTAAAATATATATAAGAAAAATAAATAAAGAATACCTTGAGGCCAAATTACTAAGACTGGGTAATGCTGTACCTACTGCCAATAGACTTAATGAAGGAGATATACAATTATCAGTTGGCCAAAAATCATCTATTTCAGATGCTGATTATGCAGGAGGTACAGGTAATCAAAATTACATGGCAAAAATAGATCTTGGATTAAATGACGATATGATGCTTGGTTTTTTCTATGCCAATAGTGATGATCCTTTACATGCATCTCTTGATGGATATTCAGAGCATCCTGAAAACAGATGGATAATTTATGGTGCATCATTAAGTTGGCAGCAATATGAGAGTAAAAAGATACGAATTTCTCTAAATACTTCATTAGAGAACTGGAATGTTAAAAGTGGAGGATGTAACCAATATAGATGCACAAGTACTTCACCAAATATCTTTAATTCTAATACAAGTCCGGTAGAAAATAATAATATAGTAGGCTCTATATCATTACCTATCACATGGTATTTAAGTCGCAAATTCGAAATAACTTTTGCACCAAAAGGCGTATTTTTACCTGATAGTCAAGGGAATAAGAATGGAAATGGAAAATTTTATGGCAATAACTTTGGCCTTGGCTTAGGTGTTACTTATAATCCTTTGACAAGAGTTAAAATTTTTAGTTCTGCATTCTTACCAATAGGATCAAGTCAAAATAGTTTTGATAAATATTTAACTTTCAAGAAAGAGCCTATTTTTAGCGGTGGGATAAACTACTCACTAGATTCTAAAATCTCTTTTGAAGGAACTCTTACAAATGGGTTTGGACAATCTCCTGCTACAGGGATTCTCACACTTCCAAGTAGAAATCAAATACTTTATAGTGCAAGATTAATCTATAAACCTACAAATTATTCATATTCTGATGATAATTTTGATAGCAGTAATGTTGACCTGGGTGGGTTAAGTGTGTCAACAGCAAGAATTATCAATAAAAATCAAACAAGAGTACGGAATACAATAACTAGTAATAATACATGGTCAAGCAGAATTGATTGGGGCTCCTCAGAGTTCTTCAACTTCGATATAGCTATAGCAAGAATTAATCAGAATTCAGATTCATCTAATCCATTAATAGATAAATACCATAACCCTGGTGAATTATATATTAGAGGTGGTGGAAAGATAAGTATATTTTCACAAGAAAGAGGGGATCTATTATCAACTAGTTTAAGAGTAAGTGGTGGAAGGCTAATGGGAAACGGTTGGGTCTTTGCAGAAATGTCAAATACATATTCTTTTAATACAAAAACAAGCTTAAATATTAATCCTAAAATGTCATCAAGTGGTAATGGTAATCCAGTTAGTCTTGGTAGCAGTATTATTTGGCAATTAACACCGTCTATTGCATTTATACCAGAAACTAATATTGCATTACAAGAATCTCAAAGTAACTGGACTTTTGCAATTAGATTATCACCTACTTACAATACGTTTATTGACCTTTATACAACCAACAGCCTAAGCTTTGTGGATACAGGACAAATGCAAAAATCCGACTCTCAATCATATGGCTTTAACTTTGGTACTGTTTTTTAAATAATAAATACAAGCTAAACTTTTTACATGCCTCCAAAACTCAAAAAAGCAATTATCACAGGTATTACAGGCCAGGATGGTAGTTACCTTGCAGAACTTCTTTTAGAAAAAGGTTATGAAGTACACGGCATAAAAAGAAGAGCTAGTAGTTTCAACTCTGCTAGAATTGATCATCTATATCAAGACCCACATGTCAATGAGCCAAAGTTAATACTTCATTATGGTGATCTTACAGATAGTACTAATTTAATTAGGGTTATTCAGCAAGTTCAGCCTGACGAAATTTATAATTTAGGTGCTCAAAGTCATGTTGCAGTTAGTTTTGAAACACCCGAATATACGGCCAATAGCGATGCCTTGGGAACCTTAAGAGTTCTTGAAGCTGTAAGGATCCTAGGACTATCTAAAAAGACAAGAATTTATCAAGCTAGTACTAGTGAGCTATATGGAAAAGTTGCTGAAATTCCACAGAATGAATCAACGCCTTTTTATCCAAGAAGTCCATATGGAGTAGCTAAATTATATGCATATTGGATAACTGTTAATTACAGAGAAGCCTACGGAATTTACGCTTGTAATGGCATTCTTTTTAATCACGAAAGTCCTAGACGTGGAGAAACTTTTGTAACAAGAAAAATCACAAGGGGGCTAGCAAGAATTAATTCTGGACTAGATCAATGTCTATACATGGGCAATCTTGATGCCAAACGAGACTGGGGGCACGCTAAAGATTATGTTGAAATGCAATGGCTAATGCTTCAACAGAATGAGCCTGAAGATTTTGTTATTGCTACAGGAAGGACCGAAACAGTAAGGAGATTTATTGAACTATGTGCGACCAAACTTGGTTGGTGTGATAACAAGAATGGTGTTTCTATTATTTGGGAGAATGATGGTATTAATGAAATAGGACGCAGAGCAGACACTAGAGATATTGTTATTCGTATAGATCCCCGCTATTTTCGCCCAACTGAAGTGGAACAGTTATTGGGTGATCCAAGTAAAGCTTTAAAGAAATTGGGTTGGGTACCAAAGACAACATTAGAAGAATTAATAACAGAAATGGTCAACTTTGATAAAGAAGAAGCACTAAAAGAATCCCTATTAAAAAAAGAAGGATTCAAAATAAGTGGTCCTATGGAAAGCCCTCCAATGAATCTATAAAAATCTATTAATTATTTAGAATTAAATTTGTATATACCTAATAGGACTCAAATAATCTATTAATAGAATAGAAACCTTTCGCAATATTTCAAATATTCTAAAATAGTATATGATTAATGTAATGAAGCAAATTTGATGAAAATACTTGTAACTGGTGCTGCTGGTTTTATAGGTTTTCACCTATGTCAAAGACTAATTAATATAGGGAACATTGTTATTGGCTACGATAATCTTAATTCATATTATGATGTTAATCTAAAAAAGGCTAGATTAAAGGTATTAGATAATATCGAGCTTAAAGCAAAAGGCAAATGGATTTTCATTAAAGGTAATCTCGAAGATATAAATCTATTAAAAGATGTTTTCAATGATAAGAAGCCTGATATTGTAATTAATTTAGCGGCTCAAGCGGGCGTTAGGTTCTCTATAAAAAGTCCACATTCATACATTAATTCAAATATTATAGGATTTATGAATATATTAGAATGTTGCAGAGAGTTCAAGATTGAAAAATTAGTTTATGCAAGTAGCAGTTCAGTCTATAGCGGTAATGATAAAGTTCCATTCAAAGAGTCTGACAAAGTTGATAAACCTATAAATTTATATGCTGCAACAAAGAAGTCTAATGAGCTAATGGCTTATAGCTATAGCCATTTATACAATATTTCTTCTATAGGTCTTAGATTCTTTACTGCCTACGGACCTTGGGGAAGACCAGATATGGCACCTATGCTATTTATAAAGGCAATTTTAAACAAAGATCCAATTAGATTATATAACTCAGGGATGATGTATCGGGATTTTACATATATAGATGATATTATTGAAAGTATAATTAGACTTCTAAGTTTAAATAGTAAATCCAATAAAGATAACAATATGAATAAAGACTTCACAAGTGGAGCTCCACATATAGTGCTAAATATAGGGAATAGTAAACCAATTTTAATTTTAGATTTTGTAAGTATTCTAGAAAAAGAATTAGGTTTAAATGCTATAAAAGAATTTCATCCCATGCAACCTGAAGAAGCCAAGATCACAATGGCTGATACAACTGAGATAGAAAAGATTACTAATTTCAAACCAAAAACTTCACTGAAAGATGGTACTAAAGCTTTTGTAAAATGGTATCGATCATTTTATGAAGTATAATTATTTTATAAAAAGTATCTGAGTATGAATTATTCAGAAAATGATACTGCTATTATATGCTTTGCATATAATAGACCATATCACCTAAAGTTATGCTTAAACTCTTTATTAGAAAACGAGGAATCCAAAGACCTTCCATTTATACTCTACCTAGATGGCGTTCGTAATGCATCCGACAAAGAATATAGTGAGTCAATTGTTGGATTAATAAATAAGTTAAGTGGATTTAAAAGTATAAAATTAATTAGAAGGGAAAGGAACTATGGTCTATATAAATCACTAACACTTGGAATTACTGAAGCTTTTAAAGAATACAACTCATTAATTATTTTAGAAGATGATATTGTCGTATGCAAAAACTTTCTGAGGTATATGATACAAGGTTTATCAATTTACGAGAAAAAAAAAGAAGTCGCCTCAATACATGGTTATTTACCTCCTATTAAAGATGAACTGCCAAGTTCATTCTTTTTAAGAGGTGCTGATTGTTGGGGTTGGGCAACATGGAAAGATAGATGGAATTCATTTAGGAGTGATTCAAATGAATTATTTAATGAAATAAAGTCAAAGAATTTAACAAAAGAGTTTAATCTTAACAATTCATATAATTACATGAGAATGTTAAAAGATAAATCAAAAGGTAGAAATAATAGTTGGGCTATTTGTTGGCATGCAAGTTGTTTCCTAAATAATCAATTGACTCTATATCCAGGTAAATCTCTAGTCAAAAATATAGGCTTAGATAATAGTGGTGAAAACTGTGGCAAATCTACAATGATGGTGACAGAATTATCGGATGATTGTATTGAGATTCATAAAATAGAAACTTGTGTCGATAAAGATATTTATAAAATCTACTGTAATTATTTCAAGAAAAAACAATCGTTTTTATTTAGATTAACAAGAATTATCAAGGATAAGTTCTTATCTAGAATTAAAAATAATCTTGTTAAATATAAATATTCATTTAAACGAAGAGGTTTAAGTCTTATTGGTCCATATTCAAGTTATCAAGATGCCCTTAAGAATTCTGTTGGATATGACCATCCAAAGATTATAAAAAAAGTTAGAGAATCGACTATAAAGTTACTTGAAGGGAGTGCAATATATGAGAGAGATGGTACTTCATTTTTTAGAAGACCAGAAAAGCTTAAAATTAGAAGTATTCTAAAAAAGTATGTATTAAAAAATTTTCTAATAATTGATTATGGGGGTGGCTTAGGTAGTAACTATATAAATAATAGAGATATTTTAGATTCTTCTATTAGTTACAGTATAATAGAGCAAAGTAATTTTGCGAAAGAAGGCAAAGAGATATCTAATAAATATAATTTACCAATAAAATTCTTTAATTCTTTAGATCAAATAAAGGAGAGGCCAAATATTATGATCTTTTCTAGTGTACTAACTTATCTTGAGAGCCTTGAAGATATATTTGAATACATAAATAAGATAAAACCTGAATATGTAATTATTGATAGAACAGCCTTCACAAATAGTAATAAGCTAAGATGGTGGGTACAAAATGAACCATTTTATTATGAAACTCCTGTCAGCTATCCAATTAGACCTATAAATGAAAATCAACTTTTTTTAAGTCTGAAGGGTTATAATAAGATTTCCGAATGGGTTAATTCATTTGACGCAAAACAGCCATTGCATAAAGGTATTCTATATCAATTCATTGACTAGGTAATTATGAATATTTTAATAACTGGTGGACTAGGTTTCATCGGAAGCAATTTAGCGAAGAAATTGATAAAAGATAATAATAAAATAACTATTATAGATAACCTAATACCTGAATATGGAGGGAATCTAGCAAATGTAATGGATATTAAGGATGAAGTTAGTATAAATATAAATGATCTAAGGGATACAAATGCCCTAAAGCAATTGCTTAAGGGTATAGACGTTATTTATAACCTTGCGGCACAAACTGGTCATACTGAATCTATGCTAAATCCTATTAATGATTTAAATATAAATTCAAAAGCTCAGTTAAGTTTATTAGAGGTAGTCAGAGAAGTTTGTCCTGAAGCAATAGTAGTATATTCTTCTACAAGGCAAGTATATGGTAAGCCTGATTACCTTCCCGTAGATGAGGCTCACAAGATTAAAGCAGTTGATATAAATGGAATAAATAAGTTTGCAGGAGAACAGTTTCACATACTTTATAACGACGTTTACAAAATAAGATCAACTGTTTTGCGACTTACAAATACTTATGGACCAGGTATGAGAATAAAAGATGCAAGACAAATATTTTTAGGAGTCTGGATTAAAAGTTTATTAACAGATAATCCAATACTTGTTTATGGGGATGGATCTCAAATAAGAGATTTTAATTATGTAGATGACGTAGTCGATGCATTAATTAAAGCATCTAATAATAAAGACTGCTTTGGGAAAGTAATGAATTTAGGAAGCGATCAAATAATAAATCTTGAATCTCTGGCGAAAAAATTAACTAGTTATATTCCTGGATCAAATTGGAAAAAGATTCCATTTCCTAAAGAGCGAAAAGCAATTGATATTGGAGATTATTACAGTAATTATAAATTTGCTAGTAATTTACTAAATTGGCAACCAAAAGTAAATTTAGATAAGGGGCTAAAGGCTACAATTGATTTCTATAAGAAGAATTTGAATTATTATTTATGAATAATAGTATTAATAATCTTATAAAACTGA encodes:
- the gmd gene encoding GDP-mannose 4,6-dehydratase gives rise to the protein MPPKLKKAIITGITGQDGSYLAELLLEKGYEVHGIKRRASSFNSARIDHLYQDPHVNEPKLILHYGDLTDSTNLIRVIQQVQPDEIYNLGAQSHVAVSFETPEYTANSDALGTLRVLEAVRILGLSKKTRIYQASTSELYGKVAEIPQNESTPFYPRSPYGVAKLYAYWITVNYREAYGIYACNGILFNHESPRRGETFVTRKITRGLARINSGLDQCLYMGNLDAKRDWGHAKDYVEMQWLMLQQNEPEDFVIATGRTETVRRFIELCATKLGWCDNKNGVSIIWENDGINEIGRRADTRDIVIRIDPRYFRPTEVEQLLGDPSKALKKLGWVPKTTLEELITEMVNFDKEEALKESLLKKEGFKISGPMESPPMNL
- a CDS encoding NAD-dependent epimerase/dehydratase family protein, coding for MKILVTGAAGFIGFHLCQRLINIGNIVIGYDNLNSYYDVNLKKARLKVLDNIELKAKGKWIFIKGNLEDINLLKDVFNDKKPDIVINLAAQAGVRFSIKSPHSYINSNIIGFMNILECCREFKIEKLVYASSSSVYSGNDKVPFKESDKVDKPINLYAATKKSNELMAYSYSHLYNISSIGLRFFTAYGPWGRPDMAPMLFIKAILNKDPIRLYNSGMMYRDFTYIDDIIESIIRLLSLNSKSNKDNNMNKDFTSGAPHIVLNIGNSKPILILDFVSILEKELGLNAIKEFHPMQPEEAKITMADTTEIEKITNFKPKTSLKDGTKAFVKWYRSFYEV
- a CDS encoding methyltransferase, TIGR04325 family; this translates as MNYSENDTAIICFAYNRPYHLKLCLNSLLENEESKDLPFILYLDGVRNASDKEYSESIVGLINKLSGFKSIKLIRRERNYGLYKSLTLGITEAFKEYNSLIILEDDIVVCKNFLRYMIQGLSIYEKKKEVASIHGYLPPIKDELPSSFFLRGADCWGWATWKDRWNSFRSDSNELFNEIKSKNLTKEFNLNNSYNYMRMLKDKSKGRNNSWAICWHASCFLNNQLTLYPGKSLVKNIGLDNSGENCGKSTMMVTELSDDCIEIHKIETCVDKDIYKIYCNYFKKKQSFLFRLTRIIKDKFLSRIKNNLVKYKYSFKRRGLSLIGPYSSYQDALKNSVGYDHPKIIKKVRESTIKLLEGSAIYERDGTSFFRRPEKLKIRSILKKYVLKNFLIIDYGGGLGSNYINNRDILDSSISYSIIEQSNFAKEGKEISNKYNLPIKFFNSLDQIKERPNIMIFSSVLTYLESLEDIFEYINKIKPEYVIIDRTAFTNSNKLRWWVQNEPFYYETPVSYPIRPINENQLFLSLKGYNKISEWVNSFDAKQPLHKGILYQFID
- a CDS encoding NAD-dependent epimerase/dehydratase family protein; this translates as MNILITGGLGFIGSNLAKKLIKDNNKITIIDNLIPEYGGNLANVMDIKDEVSININDLRDTNALKQLLKGIDVIYNLAAQTGHTESMLNPINDLNINSKAQLSLLEVVREVCPEAIVVYSSTRQVYGKPDYLPVDEAHKIKAVDINGINKFAGEQFHILYNDVYKIRSTVLRLTNTYGPGMRIKDARQIFLGVWIKSLLTDNPILVYGDGSQIRDFNYVDDVVDALIKASNNKDCFGKVMNLGSDQIINLESLAKKLTSYIPGSNWKKIPFPKERKAIDIGDYYSNYKFASNLLNWQPKVNLDKGLKATIDFYKKNLNYYL